In the genome of Xanthomonas translucens pv. cerealis, one region contains:
- a CDS encoding restriction endonuclease subunit S yields MSLRRYPEYKDSGVEWLADVPVHWSVDRLKASITSCKNGIWGDDPSGDANDIDCVRVADFDRVRFVVDADVPTKRAVPKKDRVGRLLDRGDLLLEKSGGGEKQPVGQVVLYDRDASAVCSNFVAKVSLADGMAPRFWMYQHAAAYARGVNVGSIKQTSGIQNLDQSQYFNERGVFPPEDEQVLIAAFLDRETGKIDALIAAQEKLIALLAEKRQVTISHAVTKGLNPNAPMKDSGVVWLGEVPTHWAIKRVKHLVKEGIAGPYGSSLTKSMYSASGYRVYGQQQVIPGDFSVGDYYISEEQFAEMSRYQVRPNDVLISVMGTIGRSAVVPQDAEAGIINPRLVLYRVIERLICPKYLQVFLNNLTSQRYFSLAAQGTTMEGLNMGSIGELHVALPPLHEQQEILQFVQSEGAKLDLISPDSQP; encoded by the coding sequence GTGAGCCTACGGCGTTATCCCGAGTACAAGGACAGCGGGGTTGAGTGGCTGGCGGATGTCCCAGTGCATTGGTCCGTTGATCGCTTGAAGGCTTCGATCACTTCGTGCAAGAACGGAATCTGGGGCGATGACCCTAGCGGGGATGCAAACGACATTGATTGTGTGCGCGTAGCGGACTTTGATCGTGTCCGTTTCGTTGTGGATGCTGATGTGCCTACCAAGCGGGCAGTGCCAAAGAAGGATCGTGTTGGACGCTTGCTGGATCGAGGGGACTTGCTGCTGGAGAAGTCTGGGGGTGGCGAGAAGCAGCCAGTTGGTCAAGTTGTTCTTTATGATCGTGACGCCTCAGCTGTTTGCTCAAACTTCGTAGCGAAGGTGTCGTTGGCTGATGGGATGGCGCCAAGGTTCTGGATGTATCAGCACGCTGCGGCTTATGCGCGGGGCGTCAATGTTGGTTCGATCAAGCAGACGTCCGGCATCCAGAATCTAGATCAGTCACAGTATTTCAATGAACGTGGAGTCTTTCCGCCGGAAGATGAGCAGGTGCTTATCGCCGCCTTCCTCGACCGCGAAACCGGCAAGATCGATGCGCTGATTGCCGCGCAGGAAAAGCTCATCGCCCTGCTCGCCGAAAAGCGTCAGGTCACCATCTCCCACGCCGTCACCAAAGGCCTGAACCCCAACGCCCCGATGAAGGATTCCGGGGTGGTGTGGTTGGGTGAGGTGCCGACGCACTGGGCTATCAAGCGAGTGAAGCATCTTGTGAAGGAGGGCATTGCCGGTCCATATGGTTCTTCGCTGACCAAGTCGATGTATTCGGCGTCCGGCTATCGCGTCTACGGACAGCAGCAGGTCATTCCGGGCGACTTCTCCGTGGGCGACTACTACATATCGGAGGAACAGTTCGCCGAGATGTCTCGCTATCAGGTCAGGCCCAATGATGTCCTAATTAGCGTTATGGGAACCATTGGGCGGTCTGCAGTGGTTCCACAAGATGCTGAGGCAGGAATCATCAACCCTCGATTGGTGCTTTATCGAGTGATAGAAAGGTTGATCTGTCCAAAGTACCTCCAGGTCTTCCTCAACAACCTGACGAGTCAGCGATATTTTTCGCTGGCCGCCCAGGGCACGACGATGGAAGGATTGAATATGGGGTCGATTGGAGAGTTGCACGTCGCGCTGCCGCCGCTGCACGAGCAGCAGGAAATTTTGCAGTTCGTGCAGAGCGAAGGGGCAAAACTAGACCTGATTAGCCCCGACTCTCAGCCATGA
- a CDS encoding type I restriction-modification system subunit M → MNHASLSAFIWSVADLLRGDYKQSEYGRVILPFTVLRRLDCVLERTKPAVLAEFEAKTKAGLNPEAFLLRKAGQSFYNTSPLDLTKLLGDQDHIRQNLYAYIQAFSPEARDIFERFDFHAQVERLAKANLLYLVTEKFANIDLHPDVVDNATMGSVFEELIRKFAEISNETAGEHFTPREVIRLMVGLLFIEDDDVLTPGNAVVRTIYDPTAGTGGMLSIAGEYLAEHNPQARLTMYGQELNDESYAICKADMLIKGQAVENIIAGNTLSEDGHAGRKFDYMLSNPPFGVEWKKVEKAVRAEHEAKGFDGRFGPGLPRVSDGSMLFLMHLLSKMRPARDGGSRFGIVLNGSPLFTGGAGSGESEIRRYVLENDLVEAIVGLPTDMFYNTGIATYVWILSNKKPDDRKGWVQLIDAGSFWQKMRKSLGSKRKEMAQAHIDTVTRLFGDFAEAELVSVIDAAGNALGEPQLVTHTQAAPQAPEGGRLKRVPIARIFKNEDFGYTTITVERPLKDEAGNVVLGLKGKQKGKPQPDSGLRDTENVPLDQDIGDYFKREVLPHATDAWIDETKNKVGYEIPFNRHFYVFEPPRSLQAIDEELKAVTTSIMKMLGELAE, encoded by the coding sequence TTGAATCACGCTTCCCTTTCCGCCTTTATCTGGTCTGTTGCCGACCTGCTGCGCGGTGATTACAAACAGTCCGAATACGGTCGCGTCATCCTGCCGTTCACCGTGCTGCGCCGCCTGGACTGCGTGCTGGAAAGGACCAAGCCGGCCGTGCTGGCCGAATTCGAGGCCAAGACCAAGGCGGGTTTGAACCCTGAAGCTTTCCTGCTGCGAAAGGCAGGGCAGAGCTTCTACAACACCTCGCCTCTGGACCTGACCAAGCTGCTGGGCGACCAGGACCATATCCGCCAGAACCTCTACGCCTACATCCAGGCATTCTCGCCGGAGGCGCGCGACATTTTCGAGCGCTTCGATTTCCATGCCCAAGTCGAGCGGCTGGCCAAGGCCAACCTGCTGTACCTGGTCACCGAGAAGTTCGCCAATATCGACCTGCACCCCGATGTGGTGGACAACGCCACCATGGGCTCGGTGTTCGAGGAACTGATCCGCAAGTTCGCGGAAATCTCCAACGAGACCGCCGGTGAGCACTTCACACCGCGCGAGGTCATCCGCCTGATGGTCGGCCTGTTATTCATCGAGGACGACGACGTGCTGACCCCCGGCAATGCCGTGGTGCGCACCATCTATGACCCCACCGCCGGCACCGGCGGCATGCTGTCCATCGCCGGCGAATACCTGGCCGAACACAACCCGCAGGCGCGGCTCACCATGTACGGCCAGGAGCTCAACGATGAGTCCTACGCCATCTGCAAGGCCGACATGCTGATCAAAGGCCAGGCGGTGGAGAACATCATCGCGGGCAATACCCTCAGCGAGGACGGCCACGCCGGGCGCAAGTTCGACTACATGCTGTCCAACCCGCCGTTTGGCGTGGAATGGAAGAAGGTGGAGAAGGCCGTCCGTGCCGAGCACGAGGCCAAGGGCTTCGACGGCCGCTTCGGCCCTGGCCTGCCGCGCGTGTCCGATGGCTCGATGCTGTTCCTGATGCACCTGCTCAGCAAGATGCGCCCGGCGCGCGACGGCGGCAGCCGTTTCGGCATCGTGCTCAATGGCTCGCCGCTGTTCACCGGCGGTGCCGGCAGTGGTGAGAGCGAGATCCGTCGCTATGTGCTGGAAAACGACCTGGTGGAAGCCATCGTCGGCCTGCCCACCGACATGTTCTACAACACTGGCATCGCCACCTATGTGTGGATCCTGTCCAACAAGAAGCCGGACGACCGCAAAGGCTGGGTGCAGCTGATCGATGCCGGCAGCTTCTGGCAGAAAATGCGCAAGAGCCTGGGCTCCAAGCGCAAGGAGATGGCGCAGGCCCATATCGACACCGTCACCCGCCTGTTTGGCGACTTCGCCGAGGCCGAGCTGGTCAGCGTGATCGACGCCGCCGGCAACGCGCTGGGCGAGCCGCAGCTGGTGACGCATACGCAGGCCGCACCGCAGGCCCCCGAGGGCGGCCGCCTCAAGCGCGTGCCCATCGCGCGCATCTTCAAGAACGAAGACTTCGGCTACACCACCATCACCGTCGAGCGCCCGTTGAAGGACGAGGCCGGCAACGTGGTGCTGGGCCTCAAGGGCAAGCAGAAGGGCAAGCCGCAGCCGGACAGCGGCCTGCGCGATACCGAGAACGTGCCGCTGGATCAAGACATCGGCGACTACTTCAAGCGAGAAGTGCTGCCGCATGCAACCGATGCCTGGATCGACGAGACGAAGAACAAGGTTGGCTATGAAATTCCGTTCAATCGACACTTCTACGTATTCGAGCCGCCACGCAGTCTGCAGGCCATCGACGAGGAACTGAAGGCGGTGACTACCAGCATCATGAAGATGCTGGGGGAGTTGGCGGAATGA
- a CDS encoding type I restriction endonuclease subunit R, with translation MNLHQEHHFEKEICAHLAASGWLHEEGDADLFDRASGLFLPDLLAWIEATQPDSLQRLVKTHGPATPQVLAERLRKNLNERGTLDVVRRGVEMLGLREPLELAQFKPALAINPDIQARYAANRLRVVRQVRHSPNNPGDELDLVLFLNGIPVATAELKSDFTQGVDDAVDQYRFDRHPHPKGGVLEPLLGFPGGALVHFAVSQSEVMMTTRLAGTDTVFLPFNRGNDGGAGNAPNPDGYATAYLWEGVWTRESWLDILHRYLIGKRDDKKQLANVIFPRYHQLDATRQLVADVLANGAGGRYLIQHSAGSGKTNSIAWTAHFLADLHDEHHTKLFDSVLVVSDRTVLDAQLKEALFDFQRTTGVVASITNESGSKSAQLSQALKDGKKIIVCTIQTFPFALQAVQELAATEGKRFAVIADEAHSSQTGEAAVKLKQVLSAEEWAQLQDGGEVDTEALIAAQMEARVGVKGLTYVAFTATPKAKTLELFGRKGEDGLPRPFHVYSMRQAIEEKFILDVLKNYTTYNLAFKLAHNGQEYDQLQVERSSALKGIMQWVRLHPYNIASKVQVVVEHFRENVQPLLGGKAKAMVVVGSRKEAVRWQKDIRGYIERQHYTLGVLVAFSGEVNDPDSFPDAVTESNQLLNPGLRGRDIREVFKEPDYHLLLVANKFQTGFDQPLLCGMYLDKMLGGIQAVQTLSRLNRSYPGKDTTYVLDFVNDPAEILKAFKTYYKTAELASVTDPNQVYDLRAKLDAAGYYDSFEVERVARVEMDYAGTQKQLDAAIAPVADRLLKRYKALQQEKIESEAQDDQKKAKAAKDQLDALILFKNDMGAYTRLYAFLGQIFDYGNTDIEKRFLFFRRLIPLLEFGRERDTVDLSKVVLTHHTLKGRGKQPMGLNQDGSYKLAPMDAVGSGSVQEKQQSYLVEIIEKVNGLFQGELTDDDQLVYVNGVIKGKLLENDTLVQQASSNSKEQFANSPDLKDALMHAIMDAFEAHQTMSTQALDSERVRDGLKDILLGPAQLYEALRARSLSGEPPRLP, from the coding sequence ATGAATCTGCACCAGGAGCACCACTTCGAGAAGGAAATCTGCGCGCACCTTGCGGCCAGCGGCTGGCTGCACGAGGAGGGCGATGCGGACTTGTTCGACCGGGCGAGCGGCTTGTTCCTGCCCGATCTGCTGGCATGGATCGAGGCGACGCAACCAGACAGCTTGCAGCGCCTGGTCAAGACGCACGGCCCCGCAACGCCGCAGGTGCTGGCCGAGCGCCTGCGTAAGAACCTCAACGAGCGCGGCACGCTGGACGTGGTGCGCCGCGGCGTGGAGATGCTGGGCCTGCGCGAACCGCTGGAGTTGGCGCAGTTCAAGCCGGCGTTGGCGATCAACCCTGACATCCAGGCCAGGTATGCGGCAAACCGGCTGCGTGTGGTGCGGCAGGTCCGCCATTCGCCTAACAATCCCGGTGACGAGCTGGATCTGGTGCTGTTCCTCAACGGTATCCCGGTGGCCACCGCCGAGCTGAAGAGTGACTTCACCCAGGGCGTAGACGACGCGGTGGACCAATACCGCTTCGACCGCCATCCGCATCCAAAAGGTGGCGTGCTTGAGCCGTTGCTGGGATTCCCTGGAGGGGCGCTGGTCCACTTTGCGGTTAGCCAGTCCGAAGTGATGATGACAACGCGGCTGGCCGGGACCGACACGGTCTTCCTGCCGTTCAATCGTGGCAACGACGGTGGTGCAGGCAACGCGCCAAACCCCGATGGCTATGCTACCGCCTATCTGTGGGAGGGGGTCTGGACTCGCGAAAGCTGGCTGGACATCCTGCACCGTTACCTGATCGGCAAGCGCGATGACAAGAAGCAGCTGGCCAACGTCATCTTCCCCCGATATCACCAGTTGGATGCGACGCGACAACTGGTCGCCGATGTGCTGGCCAATGGTGCGGGTGGGCGTTACCTGATCCAGCATTCGGCCGGTTCAGGCAAAACAAACTCCATCGCCTGGACCGCGCACTTCCTGGCCGATCTGCACGACGAACACCACACCAAGCTGTTCGACAGCGTGCTGGTGGTGAGCGATCGCACGGTGCTGGATGCTCAGCTGAAAGAGGCCTTGTTTGACTTCCAGCGCACCACCGGCGTCGTGGCCAGCATTACCAACGAATCCGGCAGCAAGAGCGCTCAGCTGAGCCAGGCATTGAAGGACGGCAAGAAGATCATTGTCTGCACCATCCAGACCTTCCCCTTTGCATTGCAGGCCGTGCAGGAGCTTGCGGCGACCGAGGGCAAGCGTTTCGCAGTGATCGCCGACGAGGCGCACAGCTCGCAAACCGGCGAGGCCGCGGTCAAGCTCAAGCAAGTGCTTTCCGCAGAGGAGTGGGCCCAGCTGCAGGACGGTGGTGAAGTCGATACCGAAGCGCTGATCGCCGCGCAGATGGAAGCACGGGTGGGCGTGAAAGGCCTGACGTACGTGGCCTTCACCGCCACGCCAAAGGCCAAGACGCTGGAGCTGTTTGGCCGCAAAGGTGAAGACGGACTGCCAAGACCCTTCCATGTCTATTCGATGCGGCAGGCGATCGAGGAGAAGTTCATCCTCGATGTGTTGAAGAACTACACCACCTACAACCTGGCCTTCAAGCTTGCGCACAATGGACAAGAGTACGACCAGCTCCAAGTAGAGCGAAGTTCGGCGTTAAAAGGGATCATGCAGTGGGTGCGCTTGCATCCCTACAACATCGCCAGCAAGGTGCAGGTGGTGGTGGAGCACTTCCGCGAGAACGTGCAGCCGTTGCTGGGTGGGAAAGCCAAGGCGATGGTCGTGGTCGGCAGTCGCAAGGAGGCGGTGCGCTGGCAGAAGGACATCCGCGGCTATATTGAGCGGCAGCACTATACATTGGGCGTGCTAGTGGCGTTCTCGGGTGAGGTCAATGATCCGGACAGTTTCCCCGATGCAGTGACTGAATCGAATCAGCTGCTGAACCCGGGCCTGCGTGGGCGTGACATCCGCGAGGTCTTCAAGGAGCCGGACTATCACCTGCTACTAGTTGCCAATAAGTTCCAGACGGGCTTCGACCAGCCGCTGCTGTGCGGCATGTATCTGGACAAGATGTTGGGCGGGATCCAGGCGGTGCAGACGCTGTCGCGACTCAATCGTTCCTATCCTGGAAAGGACACGACGTACGTGCTCGACTTCGTCAACGATCCTGCCGAGATCCTGAAGGCCTTCAAAACCTACTACAAGACCGCGGAGCTTGCGTCGGTCACTGATCCGAATCAGGTGTATGACCTGCGTGCGAAGCTGGATGCAGCAGGTTACTACGATAGCTTTGAGGTCGAGCGCGTAGCGCGTGTTGAAATGGATTATGCAGGCACGCAGAAGCAGCTGGATGCTGCCATTGCGCCTGTGGCCGATCGCCTGCTGAAGCGATACAAGGCATTGCAGCAGGAGAAGATCGAATCCGAAGCCCAAGATGACCAGAAGAAGGCGAAGGCGGCCAAGGATCAGCTGGACGCTTTGATCCTGTTCAAGAACGACATGGGTGCCTACACGCGTCTTTACGCATTCCTTGGCCAGATCTTCGACTATGGCAACACCGACATCGAAAAGCGCTTTCTGTTCTTCCGACGTCTGATTCCGTTGCTCGAATTCGGGCGGGAGCGCGATACAGTGGACCTTTCCAAGGTCGTCCTCACGCACCACACGTTGAAGGGTCGCGGCAAGCAGCCGATGGGCCTCAATCAGGACGGCAGTTACAAACTGGCGCCGATGGATGCGGTGGGCAGTGGATCAGTACAGGAGAAGCAGCAGTCCTACTTGGTGGAAATCATCGAGAAGGTGAATGGCCTTTTCCAAGGTGAGCTGACCGATGATGACCAATTGGTCTACGTTAATGGCGTCATCAAGGGAAAGCTTCTGGAGAACGACACCCTGGTGCAGCAGGCGAGCAGCAACAGCAAGGAGCAGTTTGCCAACTCGCCCGACCTGAAAGATGCGCTGATGCACGCCATCATGGATGCATTCGAAGCACACCAGACGATGAGCACGCAGGCGTTGGACTCTGAGCGCGTTCGCGATGGGCTGAAGGACATCCTTCTCGGTCCGGCGCAGCTGTATGAGGCGCTGCGAGCGCGATCGCTGTCTGGAGAACCGCCTCGACTCCCGTAA
- a CDS encoding DUF5655 domain-containing protein — protein MSDIQLFRLQSSGALELPGRSALVEKQLQTLIESQMSTFLGVRFLASEYVTGKTHKGRIDSLGLDENGCPVIVEYKRHSNENVINQGLFYLDWLLDHQAEFRWLVMERLGKEVADAVDWSGTRLLCIAADFTRYDQHAVQQIPRNIELLRYKLFSDDLLLLELVNAVSVGDVTASKPATESVAAPKAISKDKSFDEQYAGALPETRAVYDSLAAHVLALGDDVTERRLKLYNAFRRLKNFASVVMYPNKMLLMLKLDPGSVALEEGFSRDVRQIGHWGTGELELTVRSVADLEKAKPLIARSYSEG, from the coding sequence GTGAGTGATATCCAGCTATTTCGCCTTCAATCCTCGGGTGCGTTGGAATTGCCAGGGCGGTCAGCACTGGTCGAGAAGCAACTGCAGACGCTGATTGAGTCGCAGATGTCCACGTTCCTCGGGGTGCGCTTCCTGGCCAGCGAGTACGTCACCGGCAAGACCCACAAGGGGCGGATCGACTCTTTGGGCCTGGACGAGAATGGCTGCCCGGTGATCGTGGAGTACAAGCGCCATAGCAACGAAAACGTGATCAACCAGGGCCTGTTCTATCTGGACTGGCTGCTGGATCACCAGGCCGAGTTCCGCTGGCTGGTGATGGAGCGGCTGGGCAAGGAGGTGGCCGATGCGGTCGACTGGTCCGGGACGCGATTGCTGTGCATCGCGGCGGATTTCACCCGGTATGACCAGCATGCCGTGCAACAGATCCCGCGCAACATCGAGTTGCTGCGCTACAAGCTGTTCAGTGACGATCTATTGCTGCTCGAGTTGGTCAATGCAGTCAGCGTGGGCGATGTCACCGCCTCCAAGCCAGCCACCGAGTCCGTAGCGGCGCCGAAAGCGATCAGCAAGGACAAGAGCTTCGACGAGCAGTACGCCGGAGCGCTGCCGGAGACGCGCGCGGTCTATGACAGTCTGGCGGCCCATGTACTAGCGCTCGGCGATGACGTCACCGAGCGGAGGCTAAAGCTCTATAACGCGTTCCGAAGGCTTAAGAACTTCGCCAGTGTGGTGATGTACCCAAACAAGATGTTGTTGATGCTCAAGCTGGACCCGGGCAGCGTGGCGTTGGAAGAGGGCTTCAGCCGCGACGTGCGCCAGATCGGGCACTGGGGAACCGGCGAGCTAGAGCTGACGGTGCGCTCGGTGGCCGATCTGGAAAAGGCAAAGCCCTTGATTGCGCGCAGCTACAGCGAGGGCTGA
- a CDS encoding type II toxin-antitoxin system RelE/ParE family toxin has translation MGFTVRFTEEAREDLSRLYDWLLQRAEGDFTVAERARQAIRDGITVLELAPLSCRKAGSGDPFLRELVIGFGASGYVLLFEVEDSQCVTVLAVRYQREDDYH, from the coding sequence GTGGGATTCACCGTCCGCTTCACGGAGGAAGCGCGCGAAGACCTCTCGCGCCTCTACGACTGGCTGCTGCAACGCGCAGAGGGCGACTTCACCGTGGCCGAGCGTGCGCGGCAGGCCATCCGAGACGGCATCACCGTGCTTGAACTTGCGCCGTTGAGCTGCCGCAAGGCGGGCTCGGGTGATCCATTTCTGCGCGAGTTGGTGATCGGCTTTGGCGCCAGCGGCTATGTGCTGCTGTTCGAGGTCGAGGACAGCCAATGCGTCACGGTACTGGCGGTTCGGTATCAGCGCGAAGACGACTATCACTGA
- a CDS encoding XAC0095 family protein — protein MTEAARHPDSDPGYYLLEEAQYRLQQLRDHMLFLARLAQPRTVDEEREAAPKVHAGGLAVCMELLAEQMDMVLREVS, from the coding sequence ATGACCGAGGCCGCCCGTCATCCCGATTCGGATCCTGGCTATTACCTGCTAGAAGAAGCGCAGTACCGCCTACAGCAGCTGCGCGATCATATGCTGTTCCTAGCGCGACTAGCGCAGCCACGCACTGTGGACGAAGAGCGCGAGGCCGCCCCGAAAGTGCATGCGGGCGGACTGGCGGTGTGCATGGAACTGCTCGCGGAACAGATGGACATGGTGCTACGCGAGGTGTCGTAG
- a CDS encoding Fic family protein, protein MSQQDVSTRAGRYIRQPTGYRAFMPSPLPPDPQVDLAGELQRLLSQADRALGRLDGSVLTLPNPDLFVFMYVRKEAVLSSQIEGTQSSLQDLLAAEADLFDETMPRDVDEVVNYVRAMKHGLARLEDLPVSVRLIREIHAQLLDGVRGGRLQPGELRHSQNWIGPAGCTLATASFVPPPHTEVPQALGELERFLHSDDGLPPLVKIALAHVQFETIHPFLDGNGRVGRLLITFLLTEGGVLHKPVLYLSHYFRQHRQAYYDHLQAVRDQGAWEAWLRFFLQGVIEVAAEAADTARRIQLLREQHRTAITDRLGRAAGNGHRVLESLFDRPIVTVADIKGMTGTTYAAANTLVAKLVELGILLEMTGYARNRRFRYEPYVRLFIDDLPADGVATA, encoded by the coding sequence ATGAGCCAACAGGACGTTTCGACGCGAGCTGGCCGCTATATCCGCCAGCCGACCGGCTACCGGGCCTTCATGCCGTCCCCCTTGCCGCCTGACCCGCAGGTGGACCTTGCGGGCGAGCTACAGCGCCTGCTCTCGCAGGCCGACCGCGCGTTGGGGCGCCTGGACGGTTCGGTGCTCACGCTGCCGAACCCTGACCTGTTCGTCTTCATGTATGTCCGCAAGGAGGCGGTGCTGTCCAGCCAGATCGAAGGGACACAGAGTTCGCTGCAGGATCTGCTGGCGGCCGAGGCGGACCTGTTCGACGAGACGATGCCGCGCGACGTAGACGAGGTGGTCAACTACGTCCGTGCGATGAAGCACGGGCTGGCTCGCCTTGAGGATCTGCCGGTGTCGGTTAGGCTGATCCGCGAGATCCACGCGCAGTTGCTGGACGGTGTGCGTGGTGGACGACTGCAGCCCGGCGAGCTGCGCCATAGCCAGAACTGGATCGGCCCGGCCGGCTGTACGCTGGCCACGGCGAGTTTCGTGCCGCCGCCGCATACGGAGGTGCCGCAGGCGTTGGGCGAGCTTGAGCGATTCCTGCACTCAGACGATGGTCTGCCGCCGTTGGTGAAGATCGCCCTGGCACATGTGCAGTTTGAAACCATCCATCCTTTCCTGGATGGCAATGGCCGTGTGGGGCGACTGCTGATCACCTTCCTGTTGACCGAGGGCGGCGTATTGCACAAGCCCGTGCTGTACCTGTCCCACTATTTCCGCCAGCACCGGCAGGCCTACTACGATCATCTGCAGGCCGTGCGCGACCAGGGTGCATGGGAGGCGTGGCTGCGGTTCTTCCTGCAGGGCGTGATCGAAGTGGCGGCGGAGGCGGCCGACACGGCGCGTCGGATCCAGCTGCTGCGCGAGCAGCACCGGACTGCGATTACCGACAGGCTTGGCCGTGCCGCGGGCAATGGTCACCGCGTGTTGGAGAGTCTGTTCGATCGGCCGATCGTCACGGTAGCCGATATCAAAGGCATGACTGGGACGACTTACGCTGCTGCAAATACGCTGGTTGCCAAACTGGTGGAGCTGGGCATCCTGTTGGAGATGACGGGCTACGCCCGCAATCGCCGCTTCCGTTACGAGCCGTATGTGCGGCTGTTTATCGACGATCTTCCGGCCGATGGGGTGGCCACCGCATGA
- a CDS encoding YlcI/YnfO family protein: MKSASLPSLRVDPALREAAEAVLQKGETLSSFVEQSVRAQVQLRQQQDAFVARGLASRDSARQSGRYIDAKDVLAGLQSQLDTARKG; the protein is encoded by the coding sequence ATGAAATCAGCATCCTTACCTTCGCTCCGGGTCGATCCTGCGCTGCGCGAAGCCGCCGAGGCGGTGCTGCAAAAGGGCGAAACCCTGTCCAGCTTCGTCGAGCAGTCCGTGCGTGCCCAAGTGCAGCTGCGGCAACAGCAGGATGCGTTTGTCGCGCGTGGCCTGGCATCGCGCGATAGCGCCCGGCAGTCGGGCCGCTACATCGACGCGAAAGACGTGCTGGCTGGGCTGCAGTCCCAGTTGGATACGGCCCGGAAGGGCTAA
- a CDS encoding IS1595 family transposase, which produces MSINAVQFQAGLSMSEFFASYGTQAKCYRALYKWRWPQGFRCPSCAGRARSRFKRGAAIYYQCSACRHQTSLIAGTMFEGTKLPLRTWMLALHLLTSTNTNMAALELMRHLGVNYKTAWRMKHKIMHVMAERESMRKLAGFVQIDDAYLGGERNGGKAGRGSENKQAFLIAVQTDATFTAPRFVVIEPVRSFDNTSLQDWIARRLAPECEVYTDGLACLRRLEDAGHAHTTLDTGGGRAATETAGARWLNVVLGNLKRAISGVYHAIAQGKYARRYLGEAAYRFNRRFRLREMLPRLATAMMQSTPCPEPVLRAASNFHG; this is translated from the coding sequence ATGAGCATCAATGCCGTGCAGTTCCAAGCTGGATTGTCGATGTCTGAGTTCTTCGCGTCCTACGGCACCCAGGCCAAGTGCTATCGCGCGCTCTACAAGTGGCGCTGGCCGCAGGGATTTCGCTGCCCATCCTGTGCTGGACGGGCGCGGTCGCGTTTCAAGCGGGGTGCTGCGATCTACTACCAATGCAGCGCGTGCCGGCATCAGACCAGCCTGATCGCTGGCACGATGTTCGAAGGCACCAAACTGCCGCTGCGCACCTGGATGCTGGCGTTGCACCTGCTGACCTCGACCAACACCAACATGGCCGCGCTGGAGTTGATGCGGCATCTGGGCGTCAACTACAAGACGGCCTGGCGGATGAAACACAAGATCATGCACGTTATGGCCGAGCGCGAATCCATGCGGAAACTGGCGGGTTTCGTGCAGATCGACGATGCCTATCTCGGCGGCGAGCGTAACGGTGGCAAGGCCGGACGCGGATCAGAGAACAAACAAGCGTTCCTGATTGCGGTGCAGACCGATGCCACCTTCACCGCGCCGCGCTTTGTGGTGATCGAGCCGGTGCGCAGCTTCGATAACACCTCGCTGCAGGACTGGATTGCCCGTCGCTTGGCGCCCGAATGCGAGGTCTACACCGATGGGCTGGCCTGCTTGCGCCGGCTAGAAGACGCCGGCCACGCGCACACCACGCTGGACACTGGCGGTGGTCGTGCCGCGACCGAAACGGCCGGTGCACGTTGGCTCAACGTGGTGCTGGGCAATCTCAAACGCGCCATCAGTGGCGTGTATCACGCCATCGCGCAAGGCAAATACGCAAGGCGTTACCTGGGAGAAGCGGCCTATCGTTTTAATCGTCGATTCCGCTTGCGCGAGATGCTGCCACGACTTGCCACGGCCATGATGCAATCCACACCATGCCCAGAGCCGGTTTTACGTGCAGCGAGCAATTTTCATGGCTGA